TCTTGTGGTCACGTTTGGTGAGCAATACCGTCGCTATCGCCGGGAGGTATCGATGCTCATTCCCCTTCCCAGGAAGAGGACCGAAGTCGAGCGCTTGGCTCGCGAAGGCTGAGGCGGTCGCCAGATAGGAGATCTAATGGGTCGTTCGCCTGCTAAAAAAGCAGACACCAGCGTTGCACTGCTCGAAGCTGCCAAAGCAATCCTGCGCAAAAACGGCTATGCGAGCCTTTCGACGCGAGATGTCGCAGCAGCAGCAGGCGTGCCCCTTAGCCAGATTCACTACCACTTCGGATCGAAGCAGGGGATGATGCTGGCGCTGTTCGAATATCTCAACGCTCAACTCCTCGACAGGCAGAGCACCATGTTCGCGGAATCGACCCTGACACTTTCGAGCCGCTGGGATCGCGCCTGCGACTATCTCGACGACGACATCGCCTCGGGTTACGTCCACGTGCTGCAGGAATTGATGGCGGCAGGCTGGTCGGATCCGGAAGTCGGCAAGGTCATCCGCGCCGGACTTCTCTCTTGGTATCAGCTGATTCGC
The genomic region above belongs to Bradyrhizobium sp. CCBAU 53338 and contains:
- a CDS encoding TetR/AcrR family transcriptional regulator — its product is MGRSPAKKADTSVALLEAAKAILRKNGYASLSTRDVAAAAGVPLSQIHYHFGSKQGMMLALFEYLNAQLLDRQSTMFAESTLTLSSRWDRACDYLDDDIASGYVHVLQELMAAGWSDPEVGKVIRAGLLSWYQLIRDVMADAAKNIGGLGPFTPEDIAALVSNAFMGAESLFLIGFEKKGAPVRRALRRVGDLIRIAEAKRETNHADKAP